Proteins found in one Ovis canadensis isolate MfBH-ARS-UI-01 breed Bighorn chromosome 20, ARS-UI_OviCan_v2, whole genome shotgun sequence genomic segment:
- the MDC1 gene encoding mediator of DNA damage checkpoint protein 1 isoform X10: MEDTQILNWEVEEEEEVAESPNESLGYSLEPLAQLHIFSSSYGPEKDFPLYLGKNMIGRMPDCSVALPFSSISKQHAVIEISAWDKAPVLRDCGSLNGTQILRPPKVLSPGVSHRLRDRELILFADLPCQYHRLDVPRPFVSRGPLTVEETPRVQGGTQPSRLLLAEDSEEEVDSLLDKCVVKGPRTSSSATVVPESDEEGPSPAPDGPGPPSAFNLNSDTDEEESQESGAGEASSAARRGTAAETEQPEPVTAEIQIEKDQCSVKERNGDTEIERDVRNGVVPTGVILERSQPSGEDSDTDVSDESGPRRRLVGVRPKRAWSCNFIDSDTDGEDEGIPATPAVVPMKERQIFHEAGTQSPQAPGVARWQGSPADGDTDIEEGEAPPDRSQASVVIDSNTDDEEEVSAALTLACLRESQAGKWNRDPDAEETRAQPVALLERSQASAGGDSDTDVEEEGLPVERRGMVPKGYMDREYSKKSQHPPRDSDTEGKEDESSPGVHLERSQASAQVEDEVPLGPAVALPEKRQVQGIVWPHHTDAEAEGDPAQLPVLRLEEARPPLAGDCELDSENASAVRKSQLPAEKDAGTTWAAAVPEQDRALAIGTQGGSSTAPGEQDLLPVSREDLADMVVDIGTPGEPQPQREGAQTTTGREREPYGNRATDSGDNLHDSEDLDLPATQCFVDRKNQSLEAPSMEDEPTQAFLFPLPQEPGPSCCSSQATGSLDESWEALATQPFCPRESEASETQTVVTLIDTHASWPSPSRTAQQEQHPESPVHAEPLGMEGREMQTVEKEMGDLNCEMPPAQKASRGDQESPDACLPPAAPEASAALPNSLISQIQKHPAPQSLLFPSLAPLELPVPRTRQNETQEAPETPFSSELNSVHPEPKVRLQASSPVSSLPLEPHPTTPTGQPIALEPISGVSRSRTRSSFDVTASSVVPTAVALQPSTSTDKPVTPKPTLRAPRGRAQRSSVKTPVPSVTTDQPVAPELTAMATRGRAQRSSVKIPKPDNPTTPKPQPSTSTDQPVIPKPTSRAPRGRTPRSSAKTPEPAVPTASELQPAAPKDQPVAPELTSRATRGRTQRSIKTSKPDMPTTPEPQPSTSTEQPVTPKPTSRAPRGRTPRSSAKTPEPVVSTASELQPSALTDEPVTPELTSRATRGRAQRSSVKTPDPVTTTTPELQPSTSTDQLVTPKRTSRAPRGRTRRLSAKTPEPVVPTASELQPSAPADQPVGPWATQCRRHRSSVKTPEPVVPTVPEPQPSTSKDQSVTPEPTSQATESQTHRSSIKTSQPTEPTAPDLKPSSPTDQLVTPKVIAQGGPSRTGRASTASAVLVPTTPGFQSPVPSEQPLPPDPIPEVNCSRRLRATRKHGSPTAHVHEPCTVPPEPNSHSSRNQRHGAVKAAKPLSTIPEPAFAQLPEAPPHTPQVPKEEAADGSGFTPEPQPRASQNHKRPSATAHSPPLQKRLQRGRVPQKAASLKEEEENPVARPRKEEGVVIPGPGKRKREQTEEESQGRPSRSLRRTKPMQESTAPKVLFTGVVDARGERTVLALGGSLASSVAEASHLVTDRIRRTVKFLCALGRGIPILSLAWLHESRKAGCFLPPDEYLVTDPEQEKNFGFSLREALSRAQERRLLEGYEIHVTPGVQPPPPQMGEIISCCGGAILPSMPRSYKPQRFVITCSQDFPRCAVPYRVGLPILSPEFLLTGVLKQEVKPEAFAFSTVEMSST, encoded by the exons ATGGAAGACACCCAGATTTTAAACTGGGAAgttgaagaagaggaggaggttgCAGAGAGCCCCAATGAATCTCTGGGGTATAGCTTGGAGCCCCTAGCACAGCTGCATATCTTCAGTAGTTCCTATGGACCAGAAAAAG ACTTCCCACTCTACCTTGGAAAGAACATGATAGGCCGAATGCCTGATTGCTCTGTGGCCCTGCCCTTTTCATCAATATCCAAACAACATGCAGTGATTGAAATCTCTGCCTGGGACAAGGCGCCTGTCCTTCGGGATTGCGGGAGCCTCAATGGCACTCAAATCCTGCGGCCTCCTAAGGTCCTGAGCCCTGGGGTGAGTCATCGTTTGCGGGACCGGGAGTTGATTCTCTTTGCTGACTTGCCCTGCCAGTACCATCGCTTGGATGTCCCCCGGCCTTTTGTCTCCCGGGGCCCTCTAACTGTAGAGGAGACACCCAGGGTACAGGGAGGAACTCaaccctccaggcttctgttGGCTGAGGACTCAGAGGAAGAAGTAG ATTCCCTTTTGGACAAGTGTGTGGTGAAAGGACCAAGGACCTCCTCTTCGGCAACAGTCGTTCCAGAGAG TGATGAAGAAGGGCCTTCCCCTGCCCCAGATGGGCCCGGGCCACCTTCTGCCTTCAACTTGAACAGCGACACGGATGAGGAAGAAAGTCAGGAATCAGGAGCAGGGGAGGCCTCTTCAGCTGCCAGAAGAGGTACCGCTGCAGAGACGGAACAGCCTGAACCTGTCACAGCCGAGATCCAGATTGAGAAGGATCAGTGTTCCGTGAAGGAGAGGAACGGGGACACAGAAATCGAGAGGGATGTGAGGAATGGGGTGGTTCCGACTGGAGTGATTCTGGAGAGGAGCCAGCCTTCTGGGGAGGACAGTGACACAGATGTGAGTGATGAGAGTGGGCCTCGAAGAAGGCTTGTTGGGGTCCGTCCGAAAAGGGCCTGGTCTTGTAACTTCATAGACAGTGATACCGATGGAGAGGACGAGGGGATCCCTGCTACCCCAGCAGTGGTTCCCATGAAGGAGAGGCAGATCTTCCACGAAGCTGGTACACAGAGCCCCCAGGCACCTGGTGTGGCACGTTGGCAGGGGAGCCCAGCTGATGGTGATACAGATATAGAGGAGGGGGAGGCCCCCCCAGACAGAAGCCAAGCCTCCGTGGTGATCGACAGCAATACAGACGATGAGGAAGAAGTCTCAGCAGCACTGACACTGGCATGTCTAAGAGAGAGCCAGGCTGGTAAGTGGAACCGAGATCCAGATGCAGAAGAGACCAGGGCCCAACCCGTGGCCCTTCTGGAGCGAAGCCAGGCCTCTGCTGGGGGAGACAGTGACACAGATGTGGAGGAAGAGGGGCTCCCAGTGGAAAGGAGGGGAATGGTTCCCAAGGGTTACATGGACAGGGAATATTCAAAAAAGAGCCAGCACCCTCCCAGGGACAGTGATACAGAGGGGAAGGAAGATGAGAGCTCACCGGGGGTCCACCTGGAGAGAAGCCAGGCCTCTGCACAAGTGGAGGATGAGGTCCCACTGGGGCCAGCTGTTGCACTTCCGGAGAAGCGTCAGGTACAAGGCATAGTGTGGCCACATCACACCGATGCGGAGGCAGAAGGGGACCCGGCACAGCTCCCCGTGCTGCGTCTAGAGGAAGCCCGGCCTCCTCTAGCTGGGGACTGTGAACTGGATTCGGAGAACGCATCTGCTGTCAGAAAGAGCCAGCTTCCGGCGGAAAAAGATGCTGGGACCACGTGGGCTGCAGCCGTTCCTGAACAGGACAGAGCACTTGCCATCGGGACCCAGGGTGGGTCATCCACGGCACCAGGGGAGCAAGACCTTCTCCCGGTCTCAAGGGAAGACCTAGCAGATATGGTGGTGGACATAGGcactccaggggagccccaaccGCAGAGAGAGGGGGCCCAGACCACcacaggaagggagagagaaccaTATGGGAATAGGGCCACAGACTCTGGAGACAACCTCCACG ATTCTGAAGATCTGGACCTACCAGCTACCCAGTGCTTTGTAGACAGAAAGAATCAGAGCCTGGAAG CCCCCAGCATGGAGGATGAGCCCACCCAGGccttcctgtttcctctgccccAAGAGCCTGGCCCTTCctgttgcagctcccaggccacAG GTTCCTTGGATGAGTCATGGGAGGCCTTGGCGACACAGCCATTCTGTCCGAGAGAATCTGAGGCCTCCGAGACCCAAACCGTTGTCACCCTCATTGACACCCATGCATCTTGGCCCTCTCCATCTAGGACAGCACAGCAAGAGCAACATCCAGAGAGCCCAGTCCATGCAGAGCCACTGGGGATGGAAGGCAGAGAGATGCAGactgtggagaaagaaatgg GTGACTTGAATTGCGAGATGCCACCTGCTCAGAAGGCTTCCAGG GGTGATCAGGAATCCCCAGATGCTTGTCTGCCTCCTGCAGCGCCTGAAGCCTCAGCCGCACTCCCAAATTCCCTCATCTCTCAGATCCAAAAACATCCCGCACCTCAGTCCCTCCTTTTTCCCTCTCTAGCTCCTTTAGAACTGCCTGTTCCCAGGACCAGACAAAATGAGACTCAGGAAGCTCCAGAGACTCCCTTCTCCTCAGAGCTGAACTCTGTCCACCCAGAACCCAAAGTCAGGCTCCAGGCATCCTCTCCAGTTTCTTCTCTACCCCTTGAGCCCCACCCTACCACCCCCACAGGCCAGCCTATTGCCCTTGAACCCATATCTGGGGTCTCTCGGAGCAGGACACGTAGTTCCTTTGATGTAACTGCCTCATCAGTTGTCCCCACAGCCGTTGCACTGCAGCCATCCACCTCCACAGACAAGCCTGTCACCCCTAAGCCCACACTTCGGGCCCCTCGGGGCAGGGCACAGAGGTCTTCTGTCAAAACCCCTGTACCCAGTGTCACCACAGACCAGCCTGTTGCCCCTGAGCTCACAGCTATGGCAACTCGGGGCAGGGCACAGAGGTCTTCTGTCAAGATTCCCAAACCAGATAACCCCACAACACCCAAGCCCCAGCCTTCCACTTCTACAGACCAGCCTGTCATCCCCAAACCCACATCTCGGGCCCCTCGGGGCAGGACACCTAGGTCTTCTGCCAAGACTCCTGAACCAGCTGTCCCCACAGCCTCTGAGCTCCAGCCTGCTGCCCCTAAAGACCAGCCTGTTGCTCCTGAGCTCACATCTAGAGCCACTCGGGGCAGGACACAGAGGTCTATCAAGACTTCCAAACCAGATATGCCCACAACTCCCGAGCCCCAGCCTTCCACTTCCACAGAACAGCCTGTCACCCCCAAACCCACGTCTCGGGCCCCTCGGGGCAGGACACCTAGGTCTTCCGCCAAGACTCCTGAACCAGTTGTCTCCACAGCCTCTGAGCTCCAGCCTTCTGCCCTCACAGATGAGCCTGTCACTCCTGAGCTCACATCTAGGGCTACTCGGGGCCGGGCACAGAGGTCCTCTGTCAAAACCCCTGATCCAGTTACCACCACAACACCTGAGCTCCAGCCTTCCACCTCCACAGACCAGCTTGTCACCCCCAAACGCACATCTCGGGCCCCTCGAGGCAGGACACGTAGGTTGTCTGCCAAGACTCCTGAACCAGTTGTTCCCACAGCCTCTGAGCTCCAGCCTTCTGCCCCTGCAGACCAGCCTGTTGGTCCTTGGGCCACTCAGTGTAGAAGACATAGGTCTTCTGTCAAGACCCCAGAACCAGTTGTCCCCACAGTCCCTGAACCTCAGCCTTCCACTTCTAAAGACCAGTCTgtcactcctgagcccacatctcagGCCACTGAGAGCCAAACACATAGGTCCTCTATCAAGACATCCCAGCCAACGGAACCCACAGCCCCTGACCTCAAACCTTCCTCCCCCACAGACCAGCTTGTCACTCCCAAGGTCATAGCTCAGGGTGGTCCAAGCAGGACAGGAAGGGCTTCCACAGCAAGTGCTGTGCTGGTTCCTACTACCCCTGGATTCCAGTCTCCAGTCCCGTCAGAACAGCCTCTTCCCCCTGACCCCATCCCCGAAGTCAACTGCAGCAGGAGGCTGAGGGCCACTAGGAAACATGGGTCTCCCACAGCTCATGTTCATGAGCCCTGCACCGTACCCCCTGAACCTAACTCCCACTCTTCAAGGAACCAAAGACATGGGGCAGTGAAAGCAGCCAAGCCCCTTAGCACCATTCCTGAGCCTGCCTTTGCCCAGCTCCCCGAGGCACCGCCTCACACTCCCCAGGTGCCAAAGGAGGAGGCAGCAGATGGATCAGGCTTCACCCCAGAGCCCCAGCCTAGGGCCTCTCAAAACCACAAGAGGCCTTCAGCTACTGCACATTCACCTCCACTTCAAAAACGGCTCCAGAGAGGGAGAGTCCCTCAGAAGGCAGCATCCcttaaggaagaagaagaaaatccagTAGCGAGGCCGAGGAAGGAAGAG GGTGTAGTGATTCCAGGTCCaggcaagagaaagagagagcagacAGAAGAGGAGTCCCAGGGAAGACCGAGCCGCAGCCTGCGACGGACCAAACCGATGCAGGAGTCCACGGCCCCCAAA GTGCTGTTCACCGGTGTGGTGGATGCTCGCGGAGAGAGGACGGTGCTGGCCTTGGGGGGCAGTTTGGCCAGCTCAGTGGCCGAGGCTTCTCACCTGGTGACTGATCGGATCCGCCGGACGGTCAAGTTTCTGTGTGCCCTGGGCCGGGGCATCCCCATCCTCTCCCTGGCCTGGCTGCATGAG TCCCGCAAGGCAGGCTGCTTCTTGCCCCCGGACGAATATTTGGTGACTGATCCTGAGCAGGAGAAGAACTTCGGCTTCAGCCTTCGGGAGGCCCTGAGCCGAGCTCAGGAGCGAAGGCTGCTGGAG GGCTATGAGATTCACGTGACCCCCGGAGTCCAGCCACCGCCACCTCAGATGGGAGAAATCATCAGCTGCTGTGGAGGCGCCATCCTGCCCAGCATGCCCCGGTCCTACAAG CCTCAGAGGTTCGTGATCACATGTTCCCAGGACTTTCCTCGATGTGCTGTTCCATATCGGGTTGGGCTGCCTATCCTCTCACCCGAATTCCTGCTGACGGGAGTACTGAAGCAGGAAGTCAAGCCAGAggcctttgccttctccactgtGGAAATGTCATCCACCTGA
- the MDC1 gene encoding mediator of DNA damage checkpoint protein 1 isoform X9: protein MEDTQILNWEVEEEEEVAESPNESLGYSLEPLAQLHIFSSSYGPEKDFPLYLGKNMIGRMPDCSVALPFSSISKQHAVIEISAWDKAPVLRDCGSLNGTQILRPPKVLSPGVSHRLRDRELILFADLPCQYHRLDVPRPFVSRGPLTVEETPRVQGGTQPSRLLLAEDSEEEVDSLLDKCVVKGPRTSSSATVVPESDEEGPSPAPDGPGPPSAFNLNSDTDEEESQESGAGEASSAARRGTAAETEQPEPVTAEIQIEKDQCSVKERNGDTEIERDVRNGVVPTGVILERSQPSGEDSDTDVSDESGPRRRLVGVRPKRAWSCNFIDSDTDGEDEGIPATPAVVPMKERQIFHEAGTQSPQAPGVARWQGSPADGDTDIEEGEAPPDRSQASVVIDSNTDDEEEVSAALTLACLRESQAGKWNRDPDAEETRAQPVALLERSQASAGGDSDTDVEEEGLPVERRGMVPKGYMDREYSKKSQHPPRDSDTEGKEDESSPGVHLERSQASAQVEDEVPLGPAVALPEKRQVQGIVWPHHTDAEAEGDPAQLPVLRLEEARPPLAGDCELDSENASAVRKSQLPAEKDAGTTWAAAVPEQDRALAIGTQGGSSTAPGEQDLLPVSREDLADMVVDIGTPGEPQPQREGAQTTTGREREPYGNRATDSGDNLHDSEDLDLPATQCFVDRKNQSLEAAPSMEDEPTQAFLFPLPQEPGPSCCSSQATGSLDESWEALATQPFCPRESEASETQTVVTLIDTHASWPSPSRTAQQEQHPESPVHAEPLGMEGREMQTVEKEMGDLNCEMPPAQKASRGDQESPDACLPPAAPEASAALPNSLISQIQKHPAPQSLLFPSLAPLELPVPRTRQNETQEAPETPFSSELNSVHPEPKVRLQASSPVSSLPLEPHPTTPTGQPIALEPISGVSRSRTRSSFDVTASSVVPTAVALQPSTSTDKPVTPKPTLRAPRGRAQRSSVKTPVPSVTTDQPVAPELTAMATRGRAQRSSVKIPKPDNPTTPKPQPSTSTDQPVIPKPTSRAPRGRTPRSSAKTPEPAVPTASELQPAAPKDQPVAPELTSRATRGRTQRSIKTSKPDMPTTPEPQPSTSTEQPVTPKPTSRAPRGRTPRSSAKTPEPVVSTASELQPSALTDEPVTPELTSRATRGRAQRSSVKTPDPVTTTTPELQPSTSTDQLVTPKRTSRAPRGRTRRLSAKTPEPVVPTASELQPSAPADQPVGPWATQCRRHRSSVKTPEPVVPTVPEPQPSTSKDQSVTPEPTSQATESQTHRSSIKTSQPTEPTAPDLKPSSPTDQLVTPKVIAQGGPSRTGRASTASAVLVPTTPGFQSPVPSEQPLPPDPIPEVNCSRRLRATRKHGSPTAHVHEPCTVPPEPNSHSSRNQRHGAVKAAKPLSTIPEPAFAQLPEAPPHTPQVPKEEAADGSGFTPEPQPRASQNHKRPSATAHSPPLQKRLQRGRVPQKAASLKEEEENPVARPRKEEGVVIPGPGKRKREQTEEESQGRPSRSLRRTKPMQESTAPKVLFTGVVDARGERTVLALGGSLASSVAEASHLVTDRIRRTVKFLCALGRGIPILSLAWLHESRKAGCFLPPDEYLVTDPEQEKNFGFSLREALSRAQERRLLEGYEIHVTPGVQPPPPQMGEIISCCGGAILPSMPRSYKPQRFVITCSQDFPRCAVPYRVGLPILSPEFLLTGVLKQEVKPEAFAFSTVEMSST from the exons ATGGAAGACACCCAGATTTTAAACTGGGAAgttgaagaagaggaggaggttgCAGAGAGCCCCAATGAATCTCTGGGGTATAGCTTGGAGCCCCTAGCACAGCTGCATATCTTCAGTAGTTCCTATGGACCAGAAAAAG ACTTCCCACTCTACCTTGGAAAGAACATGATAGGCCGAATGCCTGATTGCTCTGTGGCCCTGCCCTTTTCATCAATATCCAAACAACATGCAGTGATTGAAATCTCTGCCTGGGACAAGGCGCCTGTCCTTCGGGATTGCGGGAGCCTCAATGGCACTCAAATCCTGCGGCCTCCTAAGGTCCTGAGCCCTGGGGTGAGTCATCGTTTGCGGGACCGGGAGTTGATTCTCTTTGCTGACTTGCCCTGCCAGTACCATCGCTTGGATGTCCCCCGGCCTTTTGTCTCCCGGGGCCCTCTAACTGTAGAGGAGACACCCAGGGTACAGGGAGGAACTCaaccctccaggcttctgttGGCTGAGGACTCAGAGGAAGAAGTAG ATTCCCTTTTGGACAAGTGTGTGGTGAAAGGACCAAGGACCTCCTCTTCGGCAACAGTCGTTCCAGAGAG TGATGAAGAAGGGCCTTCCCCTGCCCCAGATGGGCCCGGGCCACCTTCTGCCTTCAACTTGAACAGCGACACGGATGAGGAAGAAAGTCAGGAATCAGGAGCAGGGGAGGCCTCTTCAGCTGCCAGAAGAGGTACCGCTGCAGAGACGGAACAGCCTGAACCTGTCACAGCCGAGATCCAGATTGAGAAGGATCAGTGTTCCGTGAAGGAGAGGAACGGGGACACAGAAATCGAGAGGGATGTGAGGAATGGGGTGGTTCCGACTGGAGTGATTCTGGAGAGGAGCCAGCCTTCTGGGGAGGACAGTGACACAGATGTGAGTGATGAGAGTGGGCCTCGAAGAAGGCTTGTTGGGGTCCGTCCGAAAAGGGCCTGGTCTTGTAACTTCATAGACAGTGATACCGATGGAGAGGACGAGGGGATCCCTGCTACCCCAGCAGTGGTTCCCATGAAGGAGAGGCAGATCTTCCACGAAGCTGGTACACAGAGCCCCCAGGCACCTGGTGTGGCACGTTGGCAGGGGAGCCCAGCTGATGGTGATACAGATATAGAGGAGGGGGAGGCCCCCCCAGACAGAAGCCAAGCCTCCGTGGTGATCGACAGCAATACAGACGATGAGGAAGAAGTCTCAGCAGCACTGACACTGGCATGTCTAAGAGAGAGCCAGGCTGGTAAGTGGAACCGAGATCCAGATGCAGAAGAGACCAGGGCCCAACCCGTGGCCCTTCTGGAGCGAAGCCAGGCCTCTGCTGGGGGAGACAGTGACACAGATGTGGAGGAAGAGGGGCTCCCAGTGGAAAGGAGGGGAATGGTTCCCAAGGGTTACATGGACAGGGAATATTCAAAAAAGAGCCAGCACCCTCCCAGGGACAGTGATACAGAGGGGAAGGAAGATGAGAGCTCACCGGGGGTCCACCTGGAGAGAAGCCAGGCCTCTGCACAAGTGGAGGATGAGGTCCCACTGGGGCCAGCTGTTGCACTTCCGGAGAAGCGTCAGGTACAAGGCATAGTGTGGCCACATCACACCGATGCGGAGGCAGAAGGGGACCCGGCACAGCTCCCCGTGCTGCGTCTAGAGGAAGCCCGGCCTCCTCTAGCTGGGGACTGTGAACTGGATTCGGAGAACGCATCTGCTGTCAGAAAGAGCCAGCTTCCGGCGGAAAAAGATGCTGGGACCACGTGGGCTGCAGCCGTTCCTGAACAGGACAGAGCACTTGCCATCGGGACCCAGGGTGGGTCATCCACGGCACCAGGGGAGCAAGACCTTCTCCCGGTCTCAAGGGAAGACCTAGCAGATATGGTGGTGGACATAGGcactccaggggagccccaaccGCAGAGAGAGGGGGCCCAGACCACcacaggaagggagagagaaccaTATGGGAATAGGGCCACAGACTCTGGAGACAACCTCCACG ATTCTGAAGATCTGGACCTACCAGCTACCCAGTGCTTTGTAGACAGAAAGAATCAGAGCCTGGAAG CAGCCCCCAGCATGGAGGATGAGCCCACCCAGGccttcctgtttcctctgccccAAGAGCCTGGCCCTTCctgttgcagctcccaggccacAG GTTCCTTGGATGAGTCATGGGAGGCCTTGGCGACACAGCCATTCTGTCCGAGAGAATCTGAGGCCTCCGAGACCCAAACCGTTGTCACCCTCATTGACACCCATGCATCTTGGCCCTCTCCATCTAGGACAGCACAGCAAGAGCAACATCCAGAGAGCCCAGTCCATGCAGAGCCACTGGGGATGGAAGGCAGAGAGATGCAGactgtggagaaagaaatgg GTGACTTGAATTGCGAGATGCCACCTGCTCAGAAGGCTTCCAGG GGTGATCAGGAATCCCCAGATGCTTGTCTGCCTCCTGCAGCGCCTGAAGCCTCAGCCGCACTCCCAAATTCCCTCATCTCTCAGATCCAAAAACATCCCGCACCTCAGTCCCTCCTTTTTCCCTCTCTAGCTCCTTTAGAACTGCCTGTTCCCAGGACCAGACAAAATGAGACTCAGGAAGCTCCAGAGACTCCCTTCTCCTCAGAGCTGAACTCTGTCCACCCAGAACCCAAAGTCAGGCTCCAGGCATCCTCTCCAGTTTCTTCTCTACCCCTTGAGCCCCACCCTACCACCCCCACAGGCCAGCCTATTGCCCTTGAACCCATATCTGGGGTCTCTCGGAGCAGGACACGTAGTTCCTTTGATGTAACTGCCTCATCAGTTGTCCCCACAGCCGTTGCACTGCAGCCATCCACCTCCACAGACAAGCCTGTCACCCCTAAGCCCACACTTCGGGCCCCTCGGGGCAGGGCACAGAGGTCTTCTGTCAAAACCCCTGTACCCAGTGTCACCACAGACCAGCCTGTTGCCCCTGAGCTCACAGCTATGGCAACTCGGGGCAGGGCACAGAGGTCTTCTGTCAAGATTCCCAAACCAGATAACCCCACAACACCCAAGCCCCAGCCTTCCACTTCTACAGACCAGCCTGTCATCCCCAAACCCACATCTCGGGCCCCTCGGGGCAGGACACCTAGGTCTTCTGCCAAGACTCCTGAACCAGCTGTCCCCACAGCCTCTGAGCTCCAGCCTGCTGCCCCTAAAGACCAGCCTGTTGCTCCTGAGCTCACATCTAGAGCCACTCGGGGCAGGACACAGAGGTCTATCAAGACTTCCAAACCAGATATGCCCACAACTCCCGAGCCCCAGCCTTCCACTTCCACAGAACAGCCTGTCACCCCCAAACCCACGTCTCGGGCCCCTCGGGGCAGGACACCTAGGTCTTCCGCCAAGACTCCTGAACCAGTTGTCTCCACAGCCTCTGAGCTCCAGCCTTCTGCCCTCACAGATGAGCCTGTCACTCCTGAGCTCACATCTAGGGCTACTCGGGGCCGGGCACAGAGGTCCTCTGTCAAAACCCCTGATCCAGTTACCACCACAACACCTGAGCTCCAGCCTTCCACCTCCACAGACCAGCTTGTCACCCCCAAACGCACATCTCGGGCCCCTCGAGGCAGGACACGTAGGTTGTCTGCCAAGACTCCTGAACCAGTTGTTCCCACAGCCTCTGAGCTCCAGCCTTCTGCCCCTGCAGACCAGCCTGTTGGTCCTTGGGCCACTCAGTGTAGAAGACATAGGTCTTCTGTCAAGACCCCAGAACCAGTTGTCCCCACAGTCCCTGAACCTCAGCCTTCCACTTCTAAAGACCAGTCTgtcactcctgagcccacatctcagGCCACTGAGAGCCAAACACATAGGTCCTCTATCAAGACATCCCAGCCAACGGAACCCACAGCCCCTGACCTCAAACCTTCCTCCCCCACAGACCAGCTTGTCACTCCCAAGGTCATAGCTCAGGGTGGTCCAAGCAGGACAGGAAGGGCTTCCACAGCAAGTGCTGTGCTGGTTCCTACTACCCCTGGATTCCAGTCTCCAGTCCCGTCAGAACAGCCTCTTCCCCCTGACCCCATCCCCGAAGTCAACTGCAGCAGGAGGCTGAGGGCCACTAGGAAACATGGGTCTCCCACAGCTCATGTTCATGAGCCCTGCACCGTACCCCCTGAACCTAACTCCCACTCTTCAAGGAACCAAAGACATGGGGCAGTGAAAGCAGCCAAGCCCCTTAGCACCATTCCTGAGCCTGCCTTTGCCCAGCTCCCCGAGGCACCGCCTCACACTCCCCAGGTGCCAAAGGAGGAGGCAGCAGATGGATCAGGCTTCACCCCAGAGCCCCAGCCTAGGGCCTCTCAAAACCACAAGAGGCCTTCAGCTACTGCACATTCACCTCCACTTCAAAAACGGCTCCAGAGAGGGAGAGTCCCTCAGAAGGCAGCATCCcttaaggaagaagaagaaaatccagTAGCGAGGCCGAGGAAGGAAGAG GGTGTAGTGATTCCAGGTCCaggcaagagaaagagagagcagacAGAAGAGGAGTCCCAGGGAAGACCGAGCCGCAGCCTGCGACGGACCAAACCGATGCAGGAGTCCACGGCCCCCAAA GTGCTGTTCACCGGTGTGGTGGATGCTCGCGGAGAGAGGACGGTGCTGGCCTTGGGGGGCAGTTTGGCCAGCTCAGTGGCCGAGGCTTCTCACCTGGTGACTGATCGGATCCGCCGGACGGTCAAGTTTCTGTGTGCCCTGGGCCGGGGCATCCCCATCCTCTCCCTGGCCTGGCTGCATGAG TCCCGCAAGGCAGGCTGCTTCTTGCCCCCGGACGAATATTTGGTGACTGATCCTGAGCAGGAGAAGAACTTCGGCTTCAGCCTTCGGGAGGCCCTGAGCCGAGCTCAGGAGCGAAGGCTGCTGGAG GGCTATGAGATTCACGTGACCCCCGGAGTCCAGCCACCGCCACCTCAGATGGGAGAAATCATCAGCTGCTGTGGAGGCGCCATCCTGCCCAGCATGCCCCGGTCCTACAAG CCTCAGAGGTTCGTGATCACATGTTCCCAGGACTTTCCTCGATGTGCTGTTCCATATCGGGTTGGGCTGCCTATCCTCTCACCCGAATTCCTGCTGACGGGAGTACTGAAGCAGGAAGTCAAGCCAGAggcctttgccttctccactgtGGAAATGTCATCCACCTGA